The Impatiens glandulifera chromosome 8, dImpGla2.1, whole genome shotgun sequence genome includes a window with the following:
- the LOC124912509 gene encoding kirola-like translates to MANTDLQKLVNQVEIKSDGDVFHEIFRQRPHHISTMSPSLIQNVDIHDGHDWGTVGSIIYWNYTHDGKEKVAKEIIREIDEEKKLVKYEVVDGDIKVHYKTFFVTVHVDTEGENNLVTWTFEYEKMNADVEDPTSLMDFCIAVSKDIETHHLVAN, encoded by the exons ATGGCTAATACTGATTTACAGAAGCTGGTGAATCAAGTGGAGATCAAATCGGACGGTGATGTATTTCATGAAATTTTCAGGCAAAGGCCTCACCACATCTCCACCATGTCGCCTTCTTTGATCCAAAATGTTGATATTCATGATGGTCATGATTGGGGAACTGTTGGATCTATCATCTACTGGAATTATACCCACG ATGGTAAGGAGAAGGTGGCAAAGGAGATAATAAGAGAAATAGACGAGGAGAAGAAATTAGTGAAGTATGAAGTTGTGGATGGTGACATAAAAGTACATTACAAAACATTTTTCGTCACGGTTCATGTGGACACTGAAGGAGAGAACAATCTTGTTACATGGACATTTGAATATGAGAAAATGAATGCGGATGTAGAGGATCCCACCTCCCTCATGGATTTCTGCATTGCTGTGTCGAAAGATATTGAGACTCATCATCTCGTGgccaattaa